GCGTCGGCACGCCCGGTCAGTTCGCCCGAGCTACCGACCCGCTTCCTCGTCGTCGAGGCCCGACAGCGCGCGCTCGTCGTTGTACTCCTCGGCGCCGCTGGCCTCGCCCGTCAGTTCGTTGTACACCGCCTCCCGGACCTCGTCGGCGGACTCGAAGCGCTCGTCGACCAGTCGGTCGAACACGTCGCCGACCGTCTCGGTCTCGTTGGCGAGGTCGATCTCCTCGTCGCCGTACTCCGTCGCCAGTTCCTCGCTCG
This region of Halostella limicola genomic DNA includes:
- a CDS encoding DUF5789 family protein, yielding MTDDQPDASEVTDRANERRRERAKSAERMSADLGADFFDEYKYPATSEELATEYGDEEIDLANETETVGDVFDRLVDERFESADEVREAVYNELTGEASGAEEYNDERALSGLDDEEAGR